From a region of the Nonlabens dokdonensis DSW-6 genome:
- a CDS encoding TMEM175 family protein, with protein sequence MELTYDKNRVNNFTDAIFAIAMTLLVLDLVVPSYNELTTKGFGQVMQDLLPKFIGYAVSFLVIALYWSSHMNISKNLKHYNKGALGWNIMLLFMVVLMPFTTSFYCSTFVVNEPFIIYSINIIALSVFKYLMIRKIEKDQLIEKGYDPILFQWAKTRDLMAGLVWLFAIIVSLKFALLSRFSPLLLFPVLKFVDIVYKRKSTKRIKVKSRKKRT encoded by the coding sequence ATGGAATTAACCTACGATAAGAATAGAGTCAATAATTTTACCGATGCCATATTTGCCATAGCGATGACTTTGCTGGTACTCGACCTTGTTGTACCTAGTTATAATGAGCTAACTACAAAGGGCTTTGGGCAAGTAATGCAAGATCTTCTTCCTAAATTTATAGGGTATGCTGTTAGTTTTTTAGTCATCGCACTATACTGGAGCAGTCACATGAATATTTCTAAAAACTTAAAACACTACAATAAAGGCGCTTTAGGATGGAATATTATGTTATTATTTATGGTTGTTTTAATGCCTTTCACGACTTCTTTTTACTGTTCTACTTTTGTAGTTAACGAGCCTTTTATTATCTACTCAATTAATATTATAGCACTTAGCGTTTTTAAGTATTTAATGATTCGCAAAATTGAAAAAGACCAACTCATTGAAAAAGGCTATGATCCGATTTTATTTCAATGGGCAAAAACTAGAGATTTGATGGCTGGTTTGGTTTGGCTATTTGCCATTATAGTCTCTTTAAAATTTGCGTTGCTCTCTAGATTTTCTCCTTTACTATTATTTCCTGTACTAAAATTTGTAGACATCGTTTATAAGCGAAAATCTACCAAACGTATCAAAGTAAAATCGCGTAAAAAAAGGACATAA
- a CDS encoding reprolysin-like metallopeptidase — protein MSLKSVLTAILLLVSVFLFAQEKKYWDITNVEGIPQEDVITYSTDVLNPIYFTLDSRSVSTLLSNAPNRFETTNSPIKLNIPNPQGQQEIFEIFSTLTMSPELSEQLPDVKSFVGTNVTNPLHVLRITITPQGFFGMTTGSDFGQTYINPYAKNTNIYTVFSKRDTRNTNQNSFECGVNTINISTTFSTQAPIRTKFISEGILRKYRLGVATTVEYSDFHWQAAGLAASASDTQKKNAVQAAIVVTIDRVNQIYERDLGVTLELITNNQDVIFLGDTAMDPYTNNSGSTMLGENQATFNSVIGSGNYDIGHVFSTGGGGIASTPSVCNTNFKARGVTGQGNPVGDFFDIDYVAHEMGHQFGANHTQNNSCQRNSNTAVEPGSANTIMGYAGICAPNVQNNSDAMFHYVSILEISNFFTVTNNLNTGNCATEIIIANDEPTITQSPNYVIPKSTPFLLEATATDSNGDILTYSWEQIDNDVAAMPPLENSTIGPSFRTYLPTASPIRYFPSMSTLITNSYSNTWEVLPSVSRTMNFGLVVRDNNILGGQVSTETSIVTVNDAAGPFRVTSQNTAGNSWVANSSKTITWDIANTDDPSGVNAQNVDVLLSTDNGLTYPTILIANTPNDGSADIIVPDVQTSNARIMVKASDNVFFDINTQAFSIGVEFMPVYCDAGAAQTSFTNISRIEFNTIDNSSSTSSNGYEDYSNLYTLLSRGESYTLTASSNPGPFIGDELYVWIDYNKNGSFLDPGEQVINDDAAFPYGGNITIPNSAFLGETRMRVRINNADSGTSNTTPCGDSSLGEVEDYTVVIYEDYVHYDNTWTPTNPSGVSTTGDNILVVDGEPTLTGTTASNDLTILPFKTLSTDGILDVNGDITNDGKLVFKSNSTTTGQLDTFTGSISGEGSVIVERFIPGKRAYRFLSSSVTTNTSIKNNWQEGAVNAGDNPNPGFGTHITGSIIGANGFDATGSGNASMFGYDNINQTWTQVLNTDVNTLTAGTPYRLFVRGSRIVDLSSNLSPADATTLQATGSLVIGDVTVSNIGLNAGEFNFIGNPYQSSVDMNLALASSSNINPNFYYAWDPQLGARGSYVTVNLPAGSNTSGSMANRFLQPGQSIFVTTLANGAGNVLFTEAHKAAGENTNTFSTPLNNASIIGQLYRIDDGFVASSLQDSFGVFFNSTSSNAVDSFDASKIFNQDESIAVAYGASLLAVDNRQLPNNSEVIQLSHHTYRTDAYQYKLMINNVYGKLVYLEDTYLGTMSLLNDGVNLYNFTIDASNSSAASDRFQIKIEAQTLGMEENELSLGLELLPNPVNLDFAQINIVNANSENDSSALIYNLAGQKLFEYQLDFSNGSSQITGLSRLSSGVYFLKVTSGDLSQTLKFLKE, from the coding sequence ATGTCTTTAAAATCCGTATTAACAGCTATACTTTTACTAGTTTCAGTATTTCTTTTTGCACAAGAAAAAAAATATTGGGATATAACAAACGTTGAAGGCATTCCTCAAGAGGACGTTATTACTTATTCGACAGATGTATTGAATCCTATTTATTTTACTTTAGACAGCAGATCTGTTTCAACTCTTTTGTCGAATGCCCCAAATAGATTTGAAACTACAAATTCTCCTATAAAATTAAATATACCTAATCCTCAAGGGCAACAAGAGATTTTTGAAATTTTTTCGACACTCACTATGTCTCCAGAATTATCAGAGCAACTGCCCGATGTAAAAAGCTTTGTAGGAACAAATGTAACTAATCCTCTACACGTACTGAGAATTACCATAACACCTCAAGGTTTCTTTGGTATGACAACTGGATCTGACTTTGGTCAGACTTACATAAACCCTTATGCTAAAAACACTAATATTTACACTGTCTTTAGTAAAAGAGACACGAGAAATACTAATCAAAACTCATTTGAATGTGGAGTAAATACTATTAATATTTCTACTACCTTTTCTACTCAAGCTCCTATTAGAACAAAATTTATTAGTGAAGGAATATTGAGAAAATACCGTCTTGGAGTAGCTACTACAGTGGAATACTCTGATTTTCATTGGCAAGCTGCAGGTTTAGCAGCAAGTGCTAGTGATACTCAAAAGAAAAATGCAGTTCAAGCAGCTATAGTTGTTACAATTGATCGTGTAAATCAAATTTATGAAAGAGATTTAGGCGTAACCTTAGAGCTTATAACCAATAATCAAGATGTTATCTTTTTAGGAGATACAGCTATGGATCCTTATACAAATAACAGTGGTTCTACGATGTTAGGTGAGAATCAAGCTACGTTCAACAGTGTAATTGGTAGTGGAAATTACGATATAGGGCACGTATTTAGCACTGGTGGTGGAGGAATTGCCAGTACTCCATCTGTATGTAATACTAATTTCAAAGCTCGTGGAGTTACAGGTCAAGGAAATCCAGTAGGTGATTTTTTTGATATTGATTATGTAGCTCACGAAATGGGACATCAGTTTGGAGCAAACCATACCCAAAATAACTCTTGTCAAAGAAATTCAAATACAGCGGTAGAACCAGGCTCAGCAAATACAATAATGGGTTATGCAGGTATTTGTGCTCCTAATGTTCAAAATAATAGTGATGCCATGTTTCATTATGTAAGTATTTTAGAAATAAGCAACTTTTTTACGGTTACCAACAATTTGAACACAGGTAACTGTGCAACAGAAATAATTATTGCAAATGATGAACCTACTATCACCCAAAGTCCCAACTACGTCATACCTAAAAGCACTCCATTTTTACTGGAAGCAACTGCTACAGACTCTAATGGAGATATCCTTACTTATAGTTGGGAGCAGATAGATAATGACGTCGCTGCTATGCCTCCTTTAGAAAATTCAACGATAGGGCCAAGTTTCAGAACTTACCTACCTACAGCCAGTCCGATTCGTTATTTTCCCTCAATGAGTACTTTAATTACAAATTCTTATTCCAATACTTGGGAAGTTCTACCATCTGTGAGTAGAACTATGAATTTTGGTCTTGTTGTTCGGGATAATAACATTTTAGGAGGTCAGGTTTCTACAGAAACAAGTATTGTAACCGTTAATGATGCGGCAGGACCATTTAGGGTAACGTCGCAAAATACGGCTGGAAATTCATGGGTTGCAAATAGTTCCAAAACCATAACTTGGGATATTGCTAACACTGATGATCCGAGTGGTGTAAATGCGCAAAATGTAGACGTTCTTCTTTCTACCGATAACGGTTTAACTTATCCTACCATTTTAATCGCAAATACGCCTAATGATGGTAGCGCAGATATTATTGTGCCAGACGTACAAACTTCAAATGCACGTATTATGGTAAAAGCATCAGATAACGTTTTTTTTGATATCAATACTCAAGCATTTAGTATAGGAGTTGAATTTATGCCTGTTTACTGCGATGCCGGTGCTGCACAAACAAGTTTTACTAATATTTCTAGAATTGAATTTAACACTATTGATAATTCCTCTTCAACGTCTAGTAATGGGTATGAAGATTACAGTAACCTTTATACATTACTATCAAGAGGGGAATCCTATACTTTAACAGCTTCTTCAAATCCTGGACCTTTTATAGGAGATGAGCTTTATGTATGGATCGATTACAACAAGAACGGAAGCTTTCTTGATCCAGGAGAACAAGTTATAAATGATGATGCTGCATTCCCGTATGGAGGAAATATCACTATTCCTAATAGCGCATTTCTAGGAGAAACTAGAATGCGAGTACGCATCAATAATGCAGATAGTGGAACTTCTAATACTACACCTTGTGGCGATTCTTCATTAGGAGAAGTTGAAGACTACACCGTTGTTATTTACGAGGATTATGTGCATTACGATAATACGTGGACACCTACAAACCCAAGTGGTGTCTCTACAACTGGAGATAACATTCTTGTTGTAGATGGTGAACCGACGCTTACCGGAACAACTGCAAGTAATGACCTTACTATTTTACCATTTAAGACATTGAGTACGGATGGTATTCTTGATGTAAATGGTGATATTACCAATGATGGAAAGCTGGTTTTTAAAAGTAATTCCACTACAACAGGACAATTAGATACATTTACTGGAAGTATTTCTGGTGAAGGCTCTGTAATTGTCGAGCGATTTATACCAGGTAAAAGAGCATATAGATTTTTATCGAGCTCAGTAACTACTAACACATCAATTAAAAATAATTGGCAAGAAGGTGCTGTAAATGCAGGAGATAATCCTAATCCCGGATTTGGTACTCACATTACTGGTTCGATTATAGGAGCTAATGGTTTCGATGCTACAGGATCAGGGAATGCTTCTATGTTTGGATACGATAATATCAATCAGACGTGGACACAGGTATTAAATACTGATGTAAATACACTTACAGCCGGAACGCCTTATCGATTATTTGTTAGAGGTAGTAGAATAGTGGACCTTAGTTCTAACCTGTCTCCAGCAGATGCAACAACCTTACAAGCTACAGGAAGTTTAGTTATAGGAGATGTTACCGTTTCAAACATCGGTTTAAATGCTGGAGAATTTAATTTTATAGGAAACCCATACCAGTCATCGGTAGATATGAATTTAGCGCTTGCTTCCTCTTCTAATATCAATCCTAATTTCTATTATGCTTGGGATCCTCAATTAGGGGCTAGAGGTAGTTACGTCACAGTAAATTTACCAGCAGGTTCAAATACTTCAGGATCTATGGCAAATAGATTTTTACAACCAGGTCAGTCTATTTTTGTAACTACTTTAGCAAATGGAGCTGGTAATGTACTTTTTACAGAGGCTCATAAGGCAGCAGGAGAAAACACTAATACATTTTCGACACCTTTAAATAATGCTTCCATAATAGGTCAATTGTACAGAATTGATGATGGTTTCGTTGCTAGTTCATTACAAGACAGTTTTGGTGTTTTCTTTAATAGCACATCTAGCAATGCGGTCGATTCCTTTGATGCTTCCAAAATTTTTAATCAAGATGAAAGCATAGCAGTTGCATATGGGGCTTCATTACTAGCTGTTGATAATAGACAACTACCTAATAACTCAGAGGTAATTCAACTCAGTCATCATACCTACCGTACTGACGCTTATCAATACAAATTAATGATAAATAACGTTTATGGTAAACTAGTGTATCTTGAAGACACATATTTAGGTACTATGAGTTTATTAAATGATGGAGTAAACCTTTATAATTTTACTATTGATGCTTCTAATAGCTCGGCTGCGTCAGACAGGTTTCAAATTAAAATAGAAGCTCAAACCTTGGGAATGGAAGAGAACGAACTTTCTCTTGGACTGGAATTACTACCCAATCCTGTAAATTTGGACTTTGCTCAAATCAATATTGTAAATGCTAATTCAGAAAATGACTCTTCAGCACTAATTTATAATTTGGCTGGTCAAAAGCTGTTTGAATACCAATTAGATTTCTCAAACGGATCTTCACAAATTACAGGATTATCGAGGCTATCTTCTGGTGTTTACTTCTTAAAAGTTACATCTGGTGATCTATCTCAAACGTTGAAATTTCTTAAAGAATAA
- a CDS encoding S1/P1 nuclease: protein MRKLFLFLFLSFSISAFANDWGKTGHRTTGAVAEQYLNKKARKAIAKLLDGESLALVSTFADEIKSDTLYRKYGPKHYVNIPFDSTYEEHPKSERGDIIEAIDTCIATLKSKTATKEEKAFQLRLLVHFIGDLHQPLHTGLSEDKGGNDFQVQWFRDGTNLHRVWDSQMIDSYGMSYTELASNMPALTRKQRKVMGSGTHRDWLKDSRVLVKDIYANTKKGDKLSYRYMYQYFYKLRVQLQKGGVRLAALLNEVLG from the coding sequence ATGCGCAAATTATTCTTATTTCTTTTTCTAAGCTTTTCAATTTCTGCTTTTGCAAACGATTGGGGTAAAACCGGTCATAGAACTACAGGAGCTGTTGCAGAGCAATATCTTAATAAAAAAGCTAGAAAAGCCATTGCAAAATTACTTGACGGAGAATCATTAGCATTGGTCTCTACATTTGCAGACGAAATAAAGAGCGATACACTTTATAGAAAATACGGGCCTAAACATTACGTTAATATCCCATTTGACTCTACCTATGAAGAGCATCCTAAGAGCGAGCGAGGTGATATTATTGAAGCAATTGATACTTGTATTGCTACCTTAAAATCAAAGACTGCCACAAAAGAGGAAAAAGCATTTCAATTGCGTTTATTAGTTCATTTTATAGGCGATCTTCACCAGCCTCTGCACACTGGATTAAGTGAAGATAAAGGCGGTAACGATTTTCAAGTACAATGGTTCAGAGATGGAACAAATCTTCACCGTGTATGGGATTCTCAAATGATAGACAGCTACGGCATGTCTTATACCGAATTGGCAAGCAATATGCCTGCGTTAACAAGAAAACAACGTAAAGTCATGGGCAGCGGTACGCATAGAGACTGGTTAAAAGACAGTCGTGTTTTAGTTAAAGATATTTATGCCAACACCAAAAAAGGAGACAAATTAAGCTACCGATACATGTATCAATACTTTTACAAGCTACGTGTTCAATTACAAAAAGGTGGTGTAAGGCTTGCTGCTTTATTAAATGAAGTTTTAGGATAA
- a CDS encoding RtcB family protein produces the protein MKKETNQTDFKNITGKEIVALGYPSGQWFTEAINHINSNQLNLEQMEAYLEQFRLPPEVGIHEKPVPFSINLKAENEQEEDNVGKVIATMNAVMKTPTVVNGSVMPDACPAGPVGMIPVGGVVAAKNAIHPGMHSADICCSVMLTDFGDADPKEVLDAASATTHFAPGGRPRGQQFQLPEELREEFEANFFLNSARSISLAQEHLGTQGDGNHFLFVGKSKLTGNTMMITHHGSRAPGARLYSQGMNVAEKFRKLISPQTMKQNAWIPFDTHEGEKYWEALQTIRKWTKLNHELIHDGVKEKIGATVKNRFWNEHNFVFKDGDTFYHAKGATPLDPKFMPDITGPRLIPLNMSEPVLIVEGATTATNLGFAPHGAGRNMSRSQHKRNLAHKTDEEIFIEETKGLDIRFYSNEIDISELPSAYKNAAAVRQQMEDFNLGTVIDEVMPYGCIMAGDVDKNAPWRVKRRKKQLRNKK, from the coding sequence ATGAAAAAAGAAACCAACCAAACGGACTTCAAAAATATCACTGGTAAAGAAATTGTAGCTTTAGGTTACCCAAGTGGACAATGGTTTACAGAAGCCATAAATCATATAAATTCTAATCAATTAAATCTGGAACAAATGGAAGCTTACCTAGAACAATTTAGGTTACCACCAGAAGTAGGGATTCATGAAAAGCCAGTACCTTTTTCTATTAATCTAAAGGCAGAAAATGAGCAAGAAGAAGATAATGTAGGAAAAGTTATTGCAACTATGAATGCCGTTATGAAAACGCCTACTGTTGTTAATGGAAGTGTGATGCCAGACGCTTGTCCAGCTGGACCAGTAGGAATGATTCCTGTAGGTGGAGTGGTAGCTGCAAAGAATGCGATCCATCCAGGTATGCATAGTGCAGATATTTGTTGCTCTGTGATGTTAACCGATTTTGGTGATGCAGATCCTAAAGAGGTTCTGGATGCGGCAAGTGCTACAACGCACTTTGCACCTGGAGGAAGACCTAGAGGACAACAGTTTCAACTTCCAGAAGAGTTGAGAGAAGAGTTTGAAGCAAACTTCTTTTTGAACAGTGCGCGAAGTATTTCACTAGCACAAGAACATTTAGGAACTCAAGGTGACGGAAATCACTTTTTATTTGTAGGTAAAAGCAAGCTGACGGGAAACACGATGATGATTACTCATCATGGTTCTCGTGCGCCAGGTGCAAGATTGTACTCGCAAGGAATGAATGTTGCAGAGAAGTTTAGAAAATTGATCTCGCCACAAACCATGAAACAGAATGCATGGATCCCTTTTGACACGCATGAAGGAGAGAAATATTGGGAAGCTTTACAAACGATTAGAAAATGGACTAAATTAAATCATGAATTGATTCACGATGGCGTTAAAGAAAAAATAGGGGCGACTGTCAAAAATCGTTTCTGGAACGAGCATAACTTTGTTTTTAAAGATGGTGATACTTTTTACCATGCAAAAGGAGCGACACCTCTTGATCCTAAATTTATGCCCGATATTACTGGTCCACGATTGATTCCACTTAATATGTCAGAGCCAGTTTTAATTGTAGAAGGTGCAACGACAGCAACTAATTTAGGCTTTGCACCGCATGGCGCTGGACGTAATATGAGTAGATCGCAACATAAGCGTAATCTTGCTCATAAAACTGATGAAGAGATTTTTATTGAAGAAACAAAAGGACTTGATATTCGTTTTTACTCCAATGAAATTGATATTTCTGAACTTCCTAGTGCGTATAAAAATGCGGCGGCGGTAAGACAGCAAATGGAAGATTTTAATCTTGGGACGGTGATTGATGAAGTCATGCCTTACGGTTGTATCATGGCTGGCGATGTAGATAAAAACGCACCTTGGCGAGTAAAAAGACGTAAAAAACAACTGCGTAACAAGAAGTAA
- the mnmD gene encoding tRNA (5-methylaminomethyl-2-thiouridine)(34)-methyltransferase MnmD → MKREIMITGDGSKTIHMPDLNEQYHSKHGALQEALHVFIETGLEYFVEVSLSQKRDFKKEPLHILEYGFGTGLNAMLTAQHKSNTFMEYTALEAFPIAAEEVEAIDYGKLLEDQELFAQLHNASWNKKTQISDSFFIEKIQTTFEKLDYDQKFDLIFFDAFGPRTQPELWTQPIFDAAFKSLKNGGVLTTYCAAGQVRRNMQSAGFTVERLPGPPGKREMLRASKEF, encoded by the coding sequence ATGAAACGTGAGATCATGATTACTGGTGATGGGTCAAAAACCATCCACATGCCAGATCTCAATGAGCAATATCATTCTAAACATGGCGCCTTGCAAGAGGCGCTTCATGTTTTTATAGAGACAGGTCTAGAGTACTTTGTTGAGGTCTCGCTTTCGCAAAAGCGGGATTTTAAAAAAGAACCTCTTCATATTTTAGAATATGGTTTTGGTACTGGCCTGAATGCTATGCTTACTGCGCAGCATAAATCTAATACCTTCATGGAATACACTGCATTAGAAGCTTTCCCTATTGCGGCAGAAGAAGTTGAGGCTATTGATTACGGTAAACTTCTTGAAGATCAAGAGTTATTTGCTCAATTGCACAATGCCTCTTGGAATAAAAAAACACAAATCTCCGACTCTTTTTTCATTGAAAAGATTCAAACAACCTTTGAAAAACTAGATTACGATCAAAAGTTTGATTTGATCTTTTTTGATGCATTCGGTCCTAGAACACAACCAGAATTATGGACGCAACCTATATTTGACGCCGCTTTCAAATCGTTGAAAAATGGTGGTGTTCTTACCACGTATTGTGCTGCTGGTCAAGTAAGACGCAACATGCAAAGCGCTGGTTTTACGGTTGAGCGACTGCCAGGACCACCTGGAAAAAGAGAAATGCTTAGAGCAAGCAAAGAGTTCTAA
- a CDS encoding helix-turn-helix transcriptional regulator: MAINKNALIRYKTIDRCLQNTYRTWTLDDLVEYCSQALYDLEGREINVSKRTVQLDIQTLRSDKLGYDAPIEVYDRKYYRYSDPDYSITDIPITGTDMSVLTETMEMLRQFKDFSFFDELNVIINKLEDKIYTEKKNKPPIIYLEKNDKLKGLEYLDELYQAILKEVVLVITYQSFQAKSSQQFTFHPQFLREYNNRWFLVGLNENTPVIKTLALDRIISIDYDLNIDYQDAEFHPEEYYKNTIGVTVLDHHNTAHVVFKLDKKNAPYVMTKPFHHSQKVLSKNDDGSITFQIFVSLNFELDRLILGFGESIEILKPRNLRHRIKRKTQLAAQVYRKK; encoded by the coding sequence ATGGCTATTAATAAAAATGCACTCATAAGATATAAAACTATAGATCGCTGTTTACAGAATACCTATAGAACCTGGACTCTGGACGACTTAGTAGAGTATTGTTCTCAGGCATTGTATGATTTAGAAGGTCGAGAAATAAATGTTAGCAAACGCACTGTACAGCTAGATATTCAAACTTTGCGCAGTGATAAGTTAGGTTACGATGCACCCATAGAAGTCTACGATCGTAAATATTACCGCTATAGTGATCCAGATTATAGTATTACTGATATTCCTATTACCGGCACAGATATGTCTGTGCTCACTGAGACCATGGAAATGTTGCGACAGTTTAAAGATTTTTCATTCTTTGACGAGCTTAATGTAATTATCAATAAGCTGGAAGATAAAATCTACACGGAGAAAAAAAATAAACCGCCCATTATCTATCTGGAGAAAAATGATAAACTTAAAGGTTTAGAATACTTAGATGAGTTGTATCAGGCTATTCTTAAGGAAGTGGTTCTAGTCATCACCTACCAGTCGTTTCAAGCAAAATCTTCACAACAGTTTACTTTTCATCCACAGTTTTTGAGAGAGTATAATAATAGATGGTTTCTTGTAGGACTTAATGAAAATACTCCTGTGATTAAAACACTAGCCCTGGATCGTATTATATCTATCGATTACGATTTGAACATAGATTATCAGGATGCTGAGTTTCATCCAGAAGAGTATTACAAAAACACCATAGGTGTAACCGTTCTAGACCATCACAATACTGCACACGTTGTTTTTAAATTAGACAAGAAGAACGCGCCTTATGTAATGACAAAACCTTTTCATCATTCTCAAAAAGTCCTTTCTAAGAATGATGACGGTAGTATTACCTTCCAGATTTTTGTAAGCTTAAATTTTGAATTAGATCGATTGATTCTTGGTTTTGGAGAATCTATTGAAATCTTAAAGCCTAGAAATTTACGACATCGCATTAAAAGAAAAACCCAACTTGCGGCTCAGGTGTATCGTAAAAAATAA
- a CDS encoding aminoacyl-histidine dipeptidase, whose protein sequence is MSQQVRNQEPKSLWNHFSDLNAVPRPSKKEERVRAFMRDFGKSLDLEVVEDQIGNVIIKKPATLGMEDRKSIILQSHLDMVHQKNNDTDFDFLTQGIVMTVDGDIIKANGTTLGADNGIGVAAIMAVLSSTDIAHPAIEALFTIDEETGMTGAKELDKNILKSTILLNLDTEEDDEIDIGCAGGVDVTATKKYELLPAKNSFVSKKITVKGLNGGHSGMDIIKGLGNANKMINRLADAIQRKASLHFQSIQGGSLRNAIPREAVAVFSIEESELDQAMKAFQSCKAAIEDEYKSLEKNLYISIEDAPNDETLSATDSKQLIYALLGVHNGVYRMSPDIDGLVETSNNLARVTLKNGDLQIACLTRSSVDSSKVDLAMSIAAVMKLAGMETNLSGDYPGWQPNPNSAMLEIAKSKYTELFNHEPRVVACHAGLECGLLGERYPGLDMISFGPNIRGAHSPDEHVEIKSVQKFWSLLQELLKEIPKK, encoded by the coding sequence ATGTCACAACAAGTAAGAAATCAAGAGCCTAAATCTTTATGGAATCATTTTTCAGATCTAAACGCTGTTCCTAGACCTTCTAAAAAAGAAGAACGAGTAAGAGCTTTTATGAGAGACTTCGGTAAAAGTCTTGATCTAGAAGTTGTGGAGGACCAGATAGGTAATGTGATTATTAAGAAACCTGCTACCTTGGGAATGGAAGATCGCAAAAGCATTATTTTACAGTCGCACCTAGACATGGTTCATCAAAAGAATAATGATACCGACTTTGATTTTCTTACTCAAGGAATAGTAATGACAGTAGATGGTGACATCATTAAAGCAAATGGTACCACACTTGGTGCAGATAATGGTATTGGTGTTGCCGCAATTATGGCAGTTCTTTCTTCTACAGATATTGCTCACCCAGCAATTGAGGCATTATTTACCATTGACGAGGAAACTGGAATGACTGGAGCAAAAGAGTTAGATAAAAATATTCTAAAATCTACCATTTTATTAAATCTTGATACAGAAGAAGATGATGAGATAGATATAGGTTGCGCCGGTGGAGTAGATGTCACTGCTACTAAGAAGTATGAGTTGTTACCTGCTAAAAATAGTTTTGTTTCTAAAAAGATAACTGTAAAAGGTTTGAATGGAGGTCACAGTGGTATGGATATCATTAAAGGCCTTGGTAATGCAAACAAAATGATCAACCGTCTTGCCGATGCTATACAGCGCAAAGCATCACTTCATTTTCAATCGATTCAAGGTGGTAGTTTAAGAAATGCCATTCCTAGAGAAGCCGTTGCCGTTTTCAGTATAGAAGAAAGTGAACTCGATCAAGCAATGAAAGCTTTTCAAAGTTGCAAAGCAGCAATTGAAGACGAGTATAAGTCTTTAGAAAAGAATTTATACATAAGCATAGAAGATGCTCCAAATGATGAAACCTTAAGTGCAACAGATAGCAAGCAACTTATTTATGCCTTACTAGGTGTTCATAATGGTGTTTATAGAATGAGTCCAGATATAGACGGACTGGTAGAAACTTCAAATAACCTTGCCAGAGTAACGTTGAAAAATGGTGACTTGCAAATCGCTTGTTTAACTAGATCTTCAGTAGATAGTTCTAAAGTAGATCTTGCCATGAGCATTGCAGCAGTAATGAAACTGGCTGGTATGGAAACTAACTTATCTGGAGATTATCCAGGATGGCAGCCTAATCCTAATAGTGCGATGCTAGAAATAGCAAAATCAAAATATACAGAGCTTTTCAACCATGAACCTAGAGTTGTTGCATGCCATGCAGGATTAGAATGTGGATTACTAGGAGAACGTTATCCTGGTCTAGACATGATTTCTTTTGGTCCTAACATTAGAGGAGCGCACAGTCCAGATGAGCATGTAGAGATCAAATCTGTGCAGAAATTCTGGAGTTTACTTCAAGAATTATTGAAGGAGATTCCAAAGAAATAG
- a CDS encoding M90 family metallopeptidase gives MPIFHLFKKEKPAPSTEHWDELLIEYVPFFEKLEARDRLFFKLRMQAFLDEIEIETIDMEPAELDALLIAASAIIPIFQFPDWHYSNLKTVILLPEHFNEDLEFEGHGNGRRIFGMVGTGKWNNKMILSKEALYHGFKNETDKLNTAIHEFVHLIDKMDGAIDGIPKVLMDQNVILAWINLMHEEMERINKDKSDIRNYGGTSKIEFFAVTAEYFFSRPDLMKRKHPEIYQMLQLCFNPQMKNKVSRNKIISF, from the coding sequence ATGCCTATATTCCATTTATTCAAAAAAGAAAAACCAGCGCCGTCCACAGAGCACTGGGACGAGCTATTGATAGAATATGTGCCGTTTTTTGAAAAGTTAGAAGCTAGAGATCGATTATTTTTCAAACTACGCATGCAGGCATTTCTTGATGAGATAGAAATAGAAACCATAGACATGGAACCTGCAGAGTTAGATGCTTTATTAATTGCTGCCAGTGCCATCATTCCTATTTTTCAATTTCCAGACTGGCATTACAGTAATTTAAAGACAGTTATTCTATTACCAGAACATTTCAATGAAGACTTAGAATTTGAAGGACATGGTAACGGTAGACGCATTTTTGGAATGGTAGGCACTGGTAAATGGAACAACAAGATGATTCTTTCAAAAGAAGCACTCTATCACGGTTTTAAAAACGAAACAGATAAATTAAATACTGCCATACATGAATTTGTGCATCTCATTGATAAAATGGACGGCGCCATAGATGGAATTCCTAAAGTTTTAATGGATCAAAATGTAATACTTGCATGGATCAATCTTATGCATGAAGAAATGGAGCGCATTAATAAAGATAAATCTGACATAAGAAATTATGGAGGCACCAGCAAAATTGAGTTTTTTGCTGTCACTGCAGAATATTTTTTCTCTAGACCAGATTTAATGAAAAGAAAGCATCCAGAAATCTATCAAATGCTTCAACTTTGCTTTAATCCGCAAATGAAAAATAAAGTTTCCAGAAATAAAATAATATCTTTTTAA